A genomic stretch from Silurus meridionalis isolate SWU-2019-XX chromosome 1, ASM1480568v1, whole genome shotgun sequence includes:
- the LOC124389579 gene encoding endonuclease domain-containing 1 protein-like gives MKLLALVLLISDFSSLTLMEVVNDFSKSKCSEFFIKNQNHIITPTVFKGNQYKRICQRWENEYRFATLYDTKNRIPIYSAYKYTGINAPPRKYVTWKNEPQLENPSDTANMKEIKGDEIDVYYNQAVNRDYAESNTINDIKYTRGHVFPRQYAADEDQADSTFTFTNVAPQTQHSNQKWAEQVETPMKDEIQSVCQPNNNNPTYIVTGVVPGNKWIPIKRKDNNKVKGEGVNIPSYYWTAYCCVHKNERISKGFLSLQNQPDDRTYELSEMSVNILNGRLTELYEGSLLKNFFNVFGDLCLT, from the exons ATGAAGCTCCTCGCTCTGGTTCTTCTGATCTCTGATTTTTCCTCACTCACGCTGATGGAGGTTGTGAATGATTTTAGCAAGTCTAAATGTTCCGAGTTCTTCATCAAAAACCAAAATCACATCATCACTCCGACTGTTTTCAAGGGGAATCAGTATAAACGGATTTGTCAACGTTGGGAAAATGAATACAGATTTGCAACACTCTATGACACAAAGAACAGGATCCCCATCTACTCAGCGTACAAATACACTGGTATAAACGCCCCTCCCCGAAAATATGTAACATGGAAAAACGAGCCTCAG CTGGAAAACCCGAGCGACACTGCAAACATGAAGGAGATCAAAGGTGATGAGATAGATGTGTATTATAACCAGGCTGTGAACAGAGACTATGCAGAGAGTAATACTATTAATGATATTAAATATACTAGAGGTCACGTATTTCCACGTCAGTATGCTGCTGATGAGGATCAGGCAGATTCCACCTTTACCTTTACTAATGTAgcaccacaaacacaacatagtAATCAGAAATGGGCAGAACAAGTAGAGACGCCAATGAAGGATGAAATACAGAGTGTCTGCCagccaaataataataatcctactTATATAGTGACTGGAGTGGTTCCAGGGAATAAATGGATCCCcattaaaagaaaagataataataaagttaaaggtGAAGGTGTAAACATTCCCAGTTATTACTGGACTGCTTACTGTTGTGTCcacaaaaatgaaagaatttcaAAGGGATTCCTCTCGCTGCAAAACCAACCTGATGACAGAACTTATGAACTGTCTGAGATGAGTGTTAATATTTTGAATGGTCGACTTACAGAACTGTACGAGGGAAGTTtacttaaaaatttttttaacgtTTTTGGGGATTTGTGTTTGACTTAA
- the LOC124389222 gene encoding endonuclease domain-containing 1 protein-like, whose amino-acid sequence MMKLLALVLLLSSFSSLTLMEVVKSFENCSSFFVKNPKDQNAIIVPTVFTDARYKKICQRWKNNYRFATVYDTVRRIPVYSAYTFSKQVETTRNDNWKIEPQLEEIEEYKNKTEMIPPDQNKIEKIQNQAVNSDYTNIGYTRGHVFPKKYAANQDQADSTFTLTNIAPQTKNSNTEWDKKVEKPMVGVIERICSLNKDQPAYIVTGVVPGKEWKFIRRGVKIIKHGISVPSHFWSAFCCTDRNNKKKLVFRAYLAKLDNFTLETLDIAALNKQLTKLYKITFSVFPGLKFENTEPLF is encoded by the exons ATGATGAAGCTCCTTGCTCTGGTGCTCCtgctctcctctttctcctcactGACCCTGATGGAGGTTGTGAAATCTTTTGAAAACTGTTCTTCATTCTTCGTCAAAAACCCAAAAGATCAAAATGCCATCATCGTCCCCACTGTCTTCACTGATGCTCGGTATAAGAAGATTTGTCAGCGCTGGAAAAACAATTACAGGTTTGCCACTGTGTATGACACTGTGAGGAGGATCCCTGTTTACTCGGCCTACACCTTCTCAAAGCAAGTGGAAACGACACGCAATGATAATTGGAAAATTGAACCTCAG CTTGAAGAAATcgaagaatataaaaataaaacagagatgATTCCACCAGATcagaacaaaatagaaaaaattcaAAACCAGGCAGTGAACTCTGATTACACAAACATTGGTTATACTCGAGGTCACGTGTTTCCAAAAAAGTACGCTGCAAATCAGGATCAAGCAGATTCCACCTTCACTTTAACCAATATAGcaccacaaacaaaaaacagcaacacAGAGTGGGACAAAAAGGTGGAGAAGCCCATGGTTGGAGTAATAGAGCGCATTTGCAGTCTGAACAAAGATCAACCAGCATATATTGTGACCGGGGTTGTTCCAGGGAAGGAATGGAAATTTATAAGAAGAGgagttaaaataattaaacatggAATCAGTGTTCCCAGTCACTTCTGGAGCGCTTTCTGCTGCACcgatagaaataataaaaagaaactggTATTTAGGGCCTACCTCGCTAAACTCGATAATTTTACACTCGAAACACTCGACATTGCCGCCCTGAATAAACAACTCACTAAActgtataaaattacattttctgtgtttccAGGATTAAAATTTGAGAATACAGAGCCTCTATTCTAA